The Oscillatoria sp. FACHB-1407 genome includes a region encoding these proteins:
- the argZ gene encoding bifunctional arginine dihydrolase/ornithine cyclodeaminase has translation MSASIRFLMCAPDHYDVDYVINPWMEGNIHKSSRDRAVDQWRSLYHILKDQALVDLITPQKGVPDMVFTANAGLVLGDSVVLSRFYHKERQGEEPFFKEWFLSQGYTVHELPKDLPFEGAGDALLDREGRWLWAGYGFRSELDSHPYLAKWLDIEVLSLRLMDERFYHLDTCFCPLTDGYLLYYPPAFDAYSNRLIEMRVPEHKRIVVEEPDAMNFACNAVNVDRTVIMNQTGEDLKRRLDAVGFKVIQTPLNEFIKAGGAAKCLTLRVTEPIQPEVHAIAAVESRTIQLEGHLIDSGTMNRALDAVVEGGGSFQILNFKLGEQRQSTSTAEIRVTAPSHDVMEKIMSQLIDIGAVALPQEVCDNPLEVVTQDGVAPDDFYVTTIYPTEVRVECQWVRVQDQRMDGAIVVSRSPSGPVAHCKLLRDLRVGDRVVVGVEGIRTVRKTEARDQRGAQEFSFMGSGVSSERRVELVVEQIAWELRRIRDQGGKVAVVAGPVVIHTGGGEHLSSLIREGYVQALLGGNAIAVHDIEQALMGTSLGMDMKRGVSVRGGHRHHLKAINTIRRCGSIANAVEQGVLTSGIFYECVKKGVPFSLAGSIRDDGPLPDTRMDLLEAQAEYAKLIEGADMILMLSSMLHSIGVGNMTPAGVKLVCVDINPAVVTKLSDRGSVESVGVVTDVGLFLSLLVQQLSKLTSPYQTLQLV, from the coding sequence ATGAGTGCTTCAATCCGTTTTCTGATGTGTGCTCCCGACCATTACGACGTGGATTACGTGATTAATCCGTGGATGGAGGGAAACATTCACAAGTCCTCTCGCGATCGCGCCGTAGACCAGTGGCGATCGCTCTACCACATCCTCAAAGATCAGGCTCTGGTTGACCTGATCACCCCGCAAAAAGGGGTGCCGGATATGGTGTTTACTGCCAATGCTGGATTAGTACTCGGCGATAGTGTGGTGCTCAGCCGCTTCTACCATAAGGAACGTCAGGGTGAAGAGCCGTTCTTTAAGGAGTGGTTTTTGAGTCAGGGTTACACGGTGCATGAGCTACCGAAGGATCTGCCGTTTGAGGGGGCAGGAGATGCATTGCTCGATCGCGAGGGACGGTGGTTGTGGGCAGGATATGGCTTCCGCTCAGAACTGGATTCGCACCCCTATTTAGCCAAGTGGTTGGATATTGAAGTGCTGTCGCTGCGGCTGATGGACGAACGGTTCTATCACCTCGACACCTGTTTTTGTCCGTTGACGGATGGCTATTTGCTCTACTACCCACCTGCATTTGATGCCTACTCCAATCGGTTGATTGAGATGCGCGTGCCAGAGCACAAACGCATTGTGGTGGAAGAACCGGATGCGATGAATTTTGCCTGCAATGCGGTCAATGTTGATCGCACCGTGATCATGAATCAGACGGGTGAGGATCTGAAACGTCGCCTGGATGCCGTGGGCTTTAAGGTGATTCAAACGCCGTTGAATGAGTTTATCAAAGCCGGGGGTGCGGCGAAGTGCCTGACTCTGCGGGTGACAGAGCCAATTCAGCCAGAGGTACACGCGATCGCCGCAGTTGAGAGCCGCACGATTCAGCTAGAGGGGCATTTGATCGACTCCGGCACGATGAACCGGGCATTAGATGCCGTTGTGGAAGGCGGTGGCAGCTTCCAGATTCTCAATTTCAAGCTGGGTGAACAGCGGCAAAGCACATCAACGGCTGAGATTCGCGTGACGGCTCCATCCCATGATGTGATGGAAAAAATCATGTCCCAACTGATCGACATTGGGGCAGTGGCATTGCCACAGGAGGTCTGCGATAACCCACTCGAAGTTGTGACACAGGACGGAGTGGCTCCCGATGACTTCTACGTAACCACGATCTACCCAACTGAGGTGCGGGTCGAGTGTCAGTGGGTGCGTGTGCAAGATCAACGGATGGATGGGGCGATCGTCGTTTCGCGTAGCCCCAGTGGACCTGTAGCACATTGTAAGTTGTTGCGTGATTTGCGAGTGGGCGATCGCGTCGTGGTCGGGGTAGAAGGTATTCGCACCGTCCGCAAGACCGAAGCTCGCGATCAACGAGGTGCCCAAGAGTTCAGCTTTATGGGTTCGGGTGTGTCCAGCGAACGCCGAGTCGAACTGGTGGTCGAGCAAATCGCCTGGGAATTGCGCCGCATCCGGGATCAGGGGGGTAAAGTCGCGGTTGTGGCTGGACCTGTGGTGATTCACACGGGTGGTGGCGAGCATCTGTCAAGCTTGATTCGCGAGGGCTATGTGCAGGCTCTACTAGGAGGTAATGCGATCGCCGTTCACGATATCGAGCAGGCGTTAATGGGCACCTCCCTCGGCATGGATATGAAGCGAGGCGTGTCTGTGCGCGGTGGGCACCGTCATCACCTCAAGGCGATCAATACTATCCGTCGTTGTGGCAGCATCGCCAACGCCGTGGAACAGGGTGTGCTCACCAGTGGCATCTTCTATGAGTGTGTGAAGAAGGGCGTTCCCTTCTCGCTGGCAGGCTCCATTCGCGATGATGGACCTTTGCCCGACACCCGGATGGATTTGCTGGAGGCGCAAGCCGAGTATGCCAAGCTGATTGAGGGAGCCGACATGATTTTGATGCTCTCCTCGATGTTGCACTCCATCGGCGTCGGTAACATGACTCCGGCAGGCGTTAAGCTGGTGTGCGTTGACATCAACCCCGCCGTTGTCACCAAACTGAGCGATCGCGGCTCTGTAGAGTCCGTCGGCGTTGTGACTGACGTGGGCTTGTTCCTCAGCCTGTTAGTGCAACAGTTGTCGAAGCTCACCAGTCCCTATCAGACGTTGCAGTTGGTGTAG
- a CDS encoding AMP-binding protein, whose translation MINIATILQTQAEVRPGAIAIHDLRSGQSLSFAALEELSSRAAALLERSGLRSGDAILIFVPMSAQLYVALMAVFRLGMVAMFVDPSAGREHLERCCALLPPKALIATDKAHLLRLRSLALRQIPIKFGVGFPVPGAISWSRIKQVPLLKKISPCEADTPALVTFTSGSTGQPKAALRTHGFLLAQHKALAHSLSLTPDTVDLTTLPIFVLANLASGVTSLIPAVDLRFPGRVNPTRLIAQIQRYQPISTAASPALLGRLTDYCQQRGLTLPSFQRIFSGGAPVFPRLLEQLQAIAPDAQVSAVYGSTEAEPIAHVDFQELQTDDVTFMLNGRGLLVGVPVPEVQLRILPNQWGTPLGHFTNTEFDALCLPIGAIGEIVVSGEHVLASYLHGKGNEETKFQVDGMPWHRTGDAGYLDQQNRLWLMGRCSARIQDACGELYPFAVETAASYVTGVRRTAMTAFEGKRVLAIELAPNAPVNTLDALKTTLVWAQIHTYKLYPKIPVDKRHNAKIDYPALHRLLQNTLSK comes from the coding sequence GTGATTAACATTGCAACGATTCTGCAAACGCAAGCTGAGGTTAGACCAGGGGCGATCGCCATTCATGATCTCCGTTCTGGTCAGAGCCTCAGCTTTGCGGCGTTGGAGGAGTTATCGAGTCGTGCCGCAGCCTTACTGGAGCGATCGGGGTTGCGATCGGGTGATGCGATATTGATTTTTGTGCCGATGTCAGCCCAACTTTATGTGGCGTTGATGGCGGTGTTTCGACTGGGGATGGTGGCGATGTTTGTTGACCCCTCCGCTGGACGAGAGCATCTGGAACGCTGTTGTGCACTCCTGCCGCCCAAGGCTCTAATTGCAACGGACAAAGCGCATTTGCTGCGGTTGCGATCGCTTGCTTTACGTCAGATTCCAATTAAGTTTGGGGTGGGCTTCCCTGTGCCGGGAGCCATTTCCTGGTCACGGATTAAACAAGTCCCCCTGCTCAAGAAAATTTCCCCTTGCGAAGCCGATACACCTGCTCTGGTGACCTTTACGAGTGGCAGCACCGGACAGCCCAAAGCAGCGTTGAGAACGCATGGGTTTCTCTTAGCGCAACACAAAGCATTGGCTCACAGTTTAAGTCTGACACCCGATACGGTTGATCTGACCACACTACCGATTTTTGTATTGGCAAATCTCGCTTCCGGGGTCACTAGCCTGATTCCTGCTGTGGATCTGCGGTTTCCGGGTCGGGTCAACCCAACCCGTCTAATAGCACAGATTCAACGCTATCAACCGATTAGCACAGCGGCTTCTCCGGCATTGCTGGGGCGATTAACCGATTATTGTCAGCAACGGGGGCTAACACTACCCAGCTTTCAACGCATTTTTAGCGGGGGTGCCCCTGTCTTTCCTCGGTTGCTGGAGCAGTTACAGGCGATCGCCCCTGACGCTCAAGTATCTGCTGTCTATGGCTCTACCGAAGCAGAGCCGATCGCCCACGTTGATTTTCAGGAACTCCAAACCGACGATGTCACCTTCATGTTAAATGGACGAGGTTTGCTGGTCGGAGTTCCCGTGCCAGAGGTGCAGTTACGAATTCTGCCAAACCAGTGGGGAACGCCGTTGGGGCACTTCACCAACACTGAGTTTGACGCGCTTTGTCTACCCATTGGGGCGATCGGTGAGATTGTAGTCAGTGGGGAGCATGTGTTGGCGAGTTATCTGCATGGCAAAGGCAACGAGGAAACCAAGTTTCAAGTAGACGGAATGCCCTGGCACCGAACTGGCGATGCGGGCTATCTGGATCAGCAGAACCGTCTCTGGTTGATGGGGCGATGTAGTGCCCGGATTCAAGATGCTTGCGGGGAACTGTATCCCTTTGCGGTGGAGACAGCCGCGAGTTATGTGACCGGGGTTCGCCGTACCGCTATGACTGCCTTTGAAGGGAAACGGGTTCTGGCGATCGAACTGGCTCCCAATGCTCCTGTGAATACGTTGGATGCGCTCAAAACCACCCTTGTCTGGGCACAGATTCACACTTACAAGCTCTATCCCAAAATCCCGGTAGATAAACGTCACAACGCTAAAATTGATTACCCAGCGTTGCACCGTCTGTTGCAGAATACTCTGAGCAAGTAA
- a CDS encoding cupin domain-containing protein, producing MLVRKLNECEEFIAGDNTLLRELLHPDKQPLELRYSLAHAIVLPGDTSTAHSLTTSEVYYILSGVGEMHIDGETRRVEVGDAIYIPPNAKQFIHNCGTEPLVFICIVDPAWRKEDETVYS from the coding sequence ATGTTGGTACGCAAACTAAATGAGTGTGAAGAGTTTATTGCGGGTGATAACACCCTGTTGCGAGAGCTATTGCATCCCGATAAGCAACCGTTGGAGTTGCGCTATAGCCTTGCCCACGCGATCGTCTTGCCAGGAGATACCTCCACTGCTCATTCCCTAACTACCTCGGAGGTTTATTACATTCTCAGTGGCGTTGGCGAAATGCACATTGATGGGGAAACGCGACGGGTTGAAGTGGGGGATGCAATTTACATTCCCCCCAATGCCAAACAGTTCATCCACAATTGCGGTACAGAACCGCTGGTCTTTATCTGTATCGTCGATCCAGCGTGGCGCAAGGAAGATGAAACGGTGTATTCCTGA
- a CDS encoding ammonium transporter, whose amino-acid sequence MSNLLLRKKKRNRGLQARLNNSDAGLLGKLKAVKFLSPTWQACIPLTAFVVVITTFSAAYAQDAPPTIEEVAAGLKVGMDTMWVMIAAFLVFFMNAGFGMLETGFCRQKNAVNVLSKNLIVFALSTIAFWAIGFGLMFADGNPFVGTGGFFLTGADNSPATGDDYQGIFSSLNWTGVPLAAKFFFQLVFAGTAATIVSGAVAERIKFVDFLIFSLLLVGIAYPITGHWIWGGGWLYGFGFWDFAGSTVVHAVGGWAALMGAAFLGPRLGKYNDNGTANALPGHNMSIATLGALILWLGWFGFNPGSTMAADPVAISHIALTTNTAAAFGGVAATITAWVALGKPDLSMIINGILAGLVAVTAPCAYVSVPSSAIIGAIGGILVVFAVGFFDKLKIDDPVGAISVHLVNGVWGTLAVGLFAQGDAFYAGGPVGLFFGNPGQLWIQFVGTISVGGMIVLLSSIFWIILKSTLGIRVTAEEELLGLDIGEHGMEAYAGMAKDATGAPVGVPTSGTSSGGVTSSSTL is encoded by the coding sequence ATGTCTAACCTTCTACTTCGCAAAAAGAAAAGAAATAGGGGCTTGCAAGCTCGCCTCAATAATTCAGATGCGGGCTTATTGGGTAAGCTCAAAGCGGTTAAATTCTTGTCTCCCACCTGGCAAGCGTGTATTCCTCTAACGGCTTTTGTTGTCGTTATTACTACCTTCTCGGCTGCCTATGCTCAAGATGCTCCTCCTACCATTGAGGAAGTTGCAGCAGGGCTGAAGGTTGGTATGGATACCATGTGGGTCATGATTGCTGCGTTTTTGGTGTTCTTCATGAACGCCGGATTCGGCATGTTAGAAACTGGTTTCTGTCGCCAAAAGAACGCGGTTAACGTTCTCTCGAAGAACCTGATCGTGTTTGCTCTGTCTACCATTGCATTCTGGGCGATTGGTTTCGGTTTGATGTTTGCTGACGGTAATCCCTTTGTTGGTACAGGTGGATTTTTCCTGACTGGAGCCGACAATAGCCCTGCTACAGGTGATGACTATCAGGGCATCTTTAGCTCCCTCAACTGGACGGGTGTACCTCTGGCTGCCAAGTTCTTCTTCCAGTTAGTGTTTGCTGGAACTGCGGCAACTATCGTGTCGGGTGCAGTTGCAGAGCGGATTAAATTCGTTGACTTCTTGATCTTCAGCTTGTTGCTGGTTGGCATTGCTTACCCCATTACCGGACACTGGATCTGGGGTGGTGGCTGGCTTTATGGCTTCGGCTTCTGGGATTTTGCAGGTTCTACCGTGGTTCACGCGGTTGGCGGTTGGGCTGCCCTGATGGGTGCGGCTTTCCTTGGCCCTCGTTTGGGCAAATACAACGACAATGGCACTGCCAATGCGTTGCCCGGTCACAACATGAGTATCGCTACGCTGGGTGCGTTGATTCTCTGGTTGGGTTGGTTTGGATTTAACCCCGGTTCCACAATGGCGGCTGATCCTGTTGCCATTTCTCACATCGCATTGACGACCAATACTGCGGCTGCATTTGGCGGTGTTGCGGCAACCATTACGGCTTGGGTTGCATTAGGCAAGCCTGACCTGTCGATGATCATCAACGGTATTCTGGCAGGTCTGGTAGCGGTGACTGCTCCCTGTGCCTATGTGAGTGTTCCATCTTCAGCCATCATTGGGGCGATCGGTGGAATTTTGGTGGTCTTCGCGGTTGGTTTCTTTGACAAACTCAAGATTGATGACCCTGTCGGTGCAATCTCCGTTCACCTCGTTAACGGTGTTTGGGGAACTCTGGCAGTGGGTCTGTTTGCTCAGGGTGATGCCTTCTATGCAGGTGGTCCTGTTGGTCTGTTTTTTGGTAACCCTGGTCAACTCTGGATTCAGTTCGTTGGTACCATCTCAGTTGGTGGAATGATCGTTCTGCTTTCCAGCATCTTCTGGATCATTCTGAAGTCCACTCTGGGTATCCGAGTGACCGCAGAAGAAGAACTGTTGGGCTTGGATATCGGCGAACACGGCATGGAAGCCTATGCTGGTATGGCGAAAGATGCGACTGGAGCACCTGTTGGGGTTCCTACGTCTGGTACTTCCTCTGGTGGTGTAACCAGCAGCAGCACCCTGTAA
- a CDS encoding P-II family nitrogen regulator, with translation MKKIEAIIQPFKLDAVKNALVSIGIGGMTVTEVKGFGKQRGQTQIYRGATFQTEFLTKTRIEIIVEDNQVDNVIEQIIAAAQTGNIGDGRIFVSSVDQAIRIRTREGSFQALS, from the coding sequence ATGAAAAAAATAGAAGCCATCATTCAACCCTTCAAACTAGACGCGGTTAAAAATGCATTAGTCAGCATCGGCATCGGAGGAATGACCGTCACAGAAGTCAAAGGATTTGGCAAACAACGAGGACAAACCCAAATCTATCGGGGGGCTACTTTTCAAACCGAGTTTCTTACCAAGACCAGAATCGAGATTATTGTCGAAGACAACCAGGTCGATAACGTGATTGAGCAGATTATTGCTGCGGCTCAAACTGGCAATATTGGAGATGGCAGAATCTTTGTCTCATCCGTCGATCAGGCAATTCGTATTCGCACTCGAGAAGGCAGCTTTCAAGCCCTTTCTTAA
- a CDS encoding ammonium transporter: MLRKALIIGAIALWLLSGPLMGNAFAQDAAEPPAPDTGDTAFMLVCAALVLLMTPGLAFFYGGFVRSRNVLNTMMMSFVLMGIVGVTWVLWGYSLAFAPGTSFIGGLQWLFLNGVGYETTDYLVGSAPEEVVSYATTIPHQAFMIYQAMFAIITPALISGAIVERMNFRAYVLFVLLWSTFVYAPMAHMVWSKGGFLGLYGGMGALDFAGGTVVHIISAVSGVVAVMVLGPRRSYPNQPSAPHNVPFILLGAGLLWFGWFGFNAGSALAAGPLATVAFVSTNTAAAAAVLTWLILEQVLRGKPTAVGAATGAVVGLVAVTPAAGFVNPIGALLIGSIAAVCCFYAVSLKAKLGFDDSLDVFPVHGVGGTTGAILTGIFATTTVNEFGKDGLLFGNPGQLVIQILAVLIAYVFAAIATFIILKILDVTVGLRVAPEVENQGLDVFEHGEEAYSEQIAAGVGLIGAPPDMTGPSAELR, translated from the coding sequence GTGTTAAGAAAAGCTTTGATAATTGGGGCGATCGCCCTTTGGCTACTCAGTGGTCCCCTGATGGGCAATGCCTTTGCCCAAGATGCAGCAGAGCCTCCCGCTCCTGACACAGGTGATACCGCTTTTATGCTGGTCTGCGCTGCGTTGGTGTTATTAATGACACCAGGGCTGGCTTTTTTCTATGGTGGGTTTGTGCGATCGCGCAATGTGCTCAACACCATGATGATGAGCTTTGTGCTCATGGGCATTGTCGGGGTTACCTGGGTTTTGTGGGGTTATAGCCTCGCCTTTGCACCGGGTACTTCGTTTATCGGTGGCTTGCAATGGCTGTTTTTAAATGGGGTTGGGTATGAGACAACCGATTATCTGGTGGGTTCCGCCCCCGAAGAGGTGGTTTCTTATGCGACTACCATTCCCCATCAGGCGTTCATGATCTATCAGGCGATGTTTGCCATTATTACGCCTGCTCTGATTTCAGGGGCGATCGTTGAGCGGATGAACTTCCGGGCTTATGTGCTTTTTGTCCTGCTGTGGTCAACCTTTGTATACGCCCCCATGGCGCACATGGTCTGGAGTAAAGGTGGGTTCCTTGGCTTGTATGGAGGGATGGGTGCCCTCGATTTTGCCGGAGGAACGGTCGTCCACATTATTTCTGCGGTTTCTGGGGTCGTGGCGGTTATGGTGCTGGGTCCACGTCGCAGCTATCCTAACCAACCGTCGGCACCCCACAATGTTCCCTTTATTCTGTTAGGTGCTGGGCTGCTCTGGTTTGGTTGGTTTGGCTTCAACGCAGGCAGTGCATTAGCAGCAGGGCCGCTGGCAACGGTGGCGTTTGTTTCGACGAATACTGCGGCGGCAGCGGCTGTTTTAACCTGGCTGATTTTGGAGCAGGTGCTACGTGGTAAACCGACGGCAGTTGGTGCGGCGACGGGTGCTGTTGTGGGGTTGGTGGCAGTCACGCCTGCCGCAGGGTTTGTCAATCCCATTGGTGCGCTGTTAATCGGAAGTATTGCTGCCGTTTGTTGTTTTTATGCCGTTAGCCTCAAAGCAAAATTGGGCTTTGATGACTCGCTGGATGTTTTCCCGGTTCATGGGGTAGGCGGAACGACGGGTGCCATCTTAACGGGGATTTTTGCAACCACAACTGTCAACGAATTTGGCAAGGATGGGTTGCTGTTTGGCAATCCTGGGCAGTTGGTGATTCAAATCCTGGCGGTGCTGATCGCCTATGTATTTGCGGCGATCGCCACCTTTATCATTCTCAAAATTCTGGATGTCACCGTTGGGTTACGAGTTGCTCCTGAGGTTGAGAATCAAGGACTGGATGTCTTTGAGCATGGTGAAGAGGCTTACAGTGAGCAGATTGCAGCTGGAGTTGGTCTGATCGGTGCTCCACCAGATATGACTGGACCCTCGGCAGAGTTGCGTTAG